The nucleotide window CGACATGGTCGCCGTGATCGAAACCGGCATAGGGCGGCCGCACGACGCGGCCATGCAGCATGCCCGGCACGCGGACATCATGCACGTAGGTCCAGCGCCCCGTCGCCTTCTCGGGAATATCGACGCGCGGACGCGACGAACCGACCAGCTTGTAGTCCGAGGCCGGTTTCAGGGCCGCGTGCTTGTCGATCGACAGCCTGGCATGGCTGCCGGCGACGATGTCGCCGAAGCTCAACTGCCAGTTCTCGCCGCCGTCGGCACGGATGATGCCGTCTTCCAGCCTCAGTCGCTCAAGCGGCACGCCGACCTTCTCGGCTGCCTTGGCCAGCAGATGATGGCGGGCGGTGGCGGCGGCCTGCCGCAGCGGCACCGCGGTGATCTGGATCGTTTCGCTGGCGATGGTCGCGCCCTGGTCGGGTGCGGCGGAGGTGGTGCCAAGCACCATGTCCACATGCTCGAACGGCACGCTGAGTTCCTCGGCGACGATTTGCGCCAGGGAAGTTCGGATGCCTGTCCCGAGATCGACGTGACCGTTGAACGCGGTCACTCGGCTATCGGCACCCACCGCGATATAGAGTTCGGCCGCATCGCCGAGCAGTGCATCGTTGACGATCAGCAGCGTGTCGGCGGCCGACATATAGGCCGATTTCGGCATTTGGCGGTGGTCGGTCACGGGGAGACCTCCTTCGCGGCTTTTGGCGAGACACCGTCCGGCATGGATCGGCGCGCTCGCTCGACCTTGGCATAGGCGACAGCCCGCCTGGCCGCGGCGAGTATTTCCATATGCGTTCCGCAACGGCAGAGGTGATGGCGCAGCGCCTCGCGAATCGTGTCCTCGTCGGGATCGGTGTTGCGATTGAGCAGGGCTGCGGTGGCGATGATCATGCCGTTCAGGCAATATCCGCATTGAGCAGCGGCCTCGTCGATAAAGGCCGCCTGGACCGGATGCAGATGCTCGGGCGTGCCGAGACCCTCGAGCGTGGTGACACGGCGCTTGCCGACCGCACCGAGCGGCACCGTGCACGAGCGAACGGCGCGACCATCGACAAGTACAGCGCAGGCACCGCATTCGCCGAGCCCGCAACCGTATTTCGGACCATTCAGGGAGAGATCGTTTCTGAGGATGTAGAGGAGTGGTGTTTCCGGGCTTGCTTCGACGCTCTCGACGGCGTCGTTCACATTCAAACTGAAGCAAACTGGCAGTGTCAAAGCAGGCCCCCCGCACCGGAGAACCAAACACAGACCACGCCTTTTTCCATCGGCCGAACCGCTACGCAGCAGACATCGCGCGGACGCCCACAAACCATAACGATGCGACAGTCACCGACTCTTCGCATCTATTGCCTCTTTTATTTTATTAAGAAGCGTATACGCTTTATAGTGACGAATGACAAGTCGGATTTCGCCGTTGCGATTTTGCTAGAATATTCAATTGCCGGGCGAATTTCCGCGCAATTTTGACGAAAATCAAAGCCTCGCTATTGCTATTTAGAGTGTATGCGCTAGAATTTTGCGAAGCCTCCAATCGTGGGAACAATGCGTCGAAAGACAGCTAGGAAGGGTCGCTATGTCTAACGGAAAAGAAAAGATCGCGATTATCGGCGCCGGCCTCGGTGGCGCCGTCGCGGGTGCGCTACTCCAGCACGCGGGTTTTGACGTCAACGTCTATGAACAAGCGCCGAGCTTCTCGCGCCTGGGCGCCGGCATCCATATGGGGCCGAACGTCCTGAAGATTTTCGAACGCATCGGCGTCGACAAGAAGGTCATCAGCATCAGCAGCACGCCGAGCCATTGGTTTAGCCGCGACGGCATTACCGGCGAATATACCGCGCGGGTTCCGCTCGAGGGCTACGGCCAGACCTATTGCACTGTTCACCGCGGCGACCTGCAGGCCATTCAGTGCGATGCGCTGCAGCCGGGCACCTTGCATTTCGGCAAGAAGCTGGCTCGCCTCGACGACAGCGGCACCGACGTACTGATCGAATTCGAAGATGGAACCTCGGTCCGCGCCGATATCGTGATCGGCGCCGACGGCATCAATTCGCGCGTTCGCGAAACGCTGCTCGGCGAAGAAAAGCCGAATTACAGCGGCTGGGTCGGCCATCGCGCCCTGATCTCGTCCGACAAGCTGAAGAAATACGACCTGACCTTCGAGGATTGCGTCAAGTGGTGGGGTCCGGACCGTCACATGATGGTCTACTACACGACGGCCAGCCGCGACGAATATTACTATGTCACCGGCGTTCCGCATCCGGCCTGGGAATTCGATTCGGCCTTCGTCGACAGCAGCCGCGACGAGATGGCGGCGGCGTTCGAGGGCTATCATCCGATCATCCAGGCGCTGATCGAAAGCACCGATGGGGTGACGAAATGGCCGCTGTTCAACCGCA belongs to Rhizobium indicum and includes:
- a CDS encoding (2Fe-2S)-binding protein, producing the protein MTLPVCFSLNVNDAVESVEASPETPLLYILRNDLSLNGPKYGCGLGECGACAVLVDGRAVRSCTVPLGAVGKRRVTTLEGLGTPEHLHPVQAAFIDEAAAQCGYCLNGMIIATAALLNRNTDPDEDTIREALRHHLCRCGTHMEILAAARRAVAYAKVERARRSMPDGVSPKAAKEVSP
- a CDS encoding FAD-dependent monooxygenase, producing the protein MSNGKEKIAIIGAGLGGAVAGALLQHAGFDVNVYEQAPSFSRLGAGIHMGPNVLKIFERIGVDKKVISISSTPSHWFSRDGITGEYTARVPLEGYGQTYCTVHRGDLQAIQCDALQPGTLHFGKKLARLDDSGTDVLIEFEDGTSVRADIVIGADGINSRVRETLLGEEKPNYSGWVGHRALISSDKLKKYDLTFEDCVKWWGPDRHMMVYYTTASRDEYYYVTGVPHPAWEFDSAFVDSSRDEMAAAFEGYHPIIQALIESTDGVTKWPLFNRNPLPLWSKGRLVLLGDACHPMKPHMAQGAAMAIEDAAMLTRCLQETGINDFRTAFGLYETNRRDRATRVQSVSNANTFLLKQEDPAWVYGYDIYAEPLKSETAA